In the genome of Chryseobacterium sp. 52, the window ATCTTCTTAGGAACTGGAATTGACGATCAGGTTGCCAACATTGTAACAGCACAGCTTTTATTCCTGGAAAGTTCTGATTCTGCCAAAGATATTCAGATCTACATCAACTCTCCGGGTGGAAGCGTTTATGCAGGTTTAGGAATTTATGATACAATGCAGATCATTAAGCCGGATGTTGCTACCATCTGTACAGGAATGGCAGCTTCAATGGGAGCCGTATTACTGGTTGCCGGAGAAAAAGGAAAGCGTTCAGCGCTTAAGCATTCAAGAGTGATGATTCACCAGCCTTCAGGAGGTGCTCAGGGAGTAGCTTCAGATATGGAGATCAACCTGAGAGAGATGCTGAAATTAAAGCAGGAGCTTTATGAAATCATCGGTCACCATTCAGGACAGACTTACGAATGGGTAGAAAAATCATCTGACAGAGATTACTGGATGACTTCTGAAGAAGCAAAAGGCTACGGAATGGTAGACGAAGTTTTACAGAGAAATACAGAGAAAAAATAATTTCCTTTTTGGAATATTGAAAACGCACCGATCCGGTGCGTTTTTTTATTGGTTGACTTTTATTTTAACCACAAAAGGGACAAAAGTTTTTAACACTTTAGTTATATTTTTAAGTTCAAAAACTTTGAAAAAAGAAGACCAATTATGTGCTGGGAAAATCGAAAACTTCCACGACGACAAAAATTCGTCGGATCCCAATTCCCCTCCCATGGAGGGGTGGCAAATCGAAGATTTGACGGGGTGGTTAAAAAACTTCCCATCCTCATCAACCTCTTCTCTTAAACGTCATAAAAACAAAAACGCGCCTCGAGAGGCGCGTTCATCTATTATTTTTTAATGATCTTATGAATCGTCGTATTTTTCGATGTTTTAATTTCCATCATATAAGTCCCGGTTTTCAATGCCTGAATATTAACTCTCGCCGTATTTCCAGTCAATAATTTCTGTCCGGAAACAGCATAGATATTCACTTCTTTAATATCATCATCAGTTTCTATCTGGATAAAATCACTCGCAGGATTAGGATACATTCTGAAACCTTTTTTATGGAGATCGGAAACACTTAAGGTAGAGCTTGATGCTTCTCTGGGAGTAAACGGTATTCTCTGTCCAAAGCTAAGGCCTAACCAGTCGTTATTCCCCAACTGGATCTGGGCTAGATCGGCCTGTCCTCTCCAGCTTGAAAGATCCTTTCCTTTGAATATTTTCCACGTATGGGTTCCGGAAACATTTCCTGTGAAGTTATTGAGTGACAGCCCGCTGATCTGGTTGCTGTTTGAGGTAAAATTAAAATAAGGAGCCTGAGCATGGATCAGCTGAAGAGCTTGTTCTGCTGTTAAACTTCCGTTATATTTAATTCCGAACACAAAAGAATGAGCTTCTCCGGCAGAACTGGTAGTTCCAAAATCGATAACGACAAGGCTTCTATTGTTTCCTGTTCCAATCCAGTTTGTGATCTGTGAAGGATTGTACCATGCAGCGTTATATGCAGCTACAGGTGCTGAAGGATGAGAAAGAGGCGGTGTAGTAGGGGTAAAACCATACCCGAAAGAGATACCATACCATTTTCCGTTGATTAACGGGTCATTGTTTACCCCATTGTTAGGCTGCATATTTTCAGCAGTAAGACCTGACCATGTAGACCAATAATCCTCCAGACTTGGAATATGGTGGTTGTAATTAAGGCTGTAAAGAAAACCAGAAGGTACTTCTGCTTCCATTTTCGGATCTGCTGCATCAATAGCGTTGATGAGGTCTTCCATGGTAAGATTATTTGCATCGTAGCGATATCCCCACGCATAAGAGGTTGGATTGTCACTGTCATTAAAATCGGCGATGAAATAAGCTTTTTTGGAACCTGTTCCTACCCAGAATTTAATGTCATTCTCTGTAAACTGGGCTGAGAATAGCTGCAGACATAGCAGCAGGGAAAAAAGATAGATCTTTTTCATAATATAATTAAATTAAAGTTTTATTCCCGAAACTTTCCTGCAGGAAAAAAGAAATCCGTTTAAGGTTCTTCTATTCCCGAAGTGAATGTAGATAAGGCAGGTCTCCTGGCTCGCTTCTCGAAGTACGCCTTCCCGGATCTGGATCCAGTGGCATGATGTACTTAAAGTTTAAAACAGCTTACAGTTGCGGGTACAGCCCAAGCATTGAATTTCTTCTCACTTGATTCCCTGTTAATGAACAGATGTTCAGCCTTAACTGGTGCAAATATATCATATAAATTTTTGATTCCGTTTTGTGAATTATTGTGCGGTTTATTTGTTTTGTTTAAACCTTGGATGATTTTTAATACCTTGATTTTTGGATTTAATAAAGAATAAGAAGAAAGATTGGTGATATTCGGATTAATTAAAGTGTTTAAAATTAATTCATCTAAAGATAGTATTGTTAAAATACATTTATTATTAAATTCAAGATCAGTTTACAATCAATGTATACTTTCGCGGAATAAAAGTAAACATGAAAAAACTGCTGTTATCGGCTATGGTACTCATCGTGATTGCATCGTGCAAAGATGATGATAAGGTGAATAACCAAGAGATCAACTATGCCAAGCTTCCTCAGGAATTTCCTTTTTCCAAACTGGCAACCATCAATGGAGTAGATATTCTTAACGGTGGATTCGGTTCCGGTGCAGCTGCCCATCCAACCAGAAAAGAAGAATTTTATGTCATCACAGACCGTGGTCCGAATACAGACTATCTGAATGGAAAAAAATTCCCGGCCCCGAATTTTACCCCTACTATTATGCACTTTAAAATCAATGCAGAAGGTAATATCGAGGTCATTAAATATATTAAACTGAAAAATCCTTCCGGGCAGCCCATCACAGGACTTCCAAATCCTGCTGGTATGGGAAGTACGGGAGAAACAGCTTATGATTCATCAGGAAATGTTTTAGGAACCGATAATTACGGTCTGGACAGCGAAAGTATTGTTGCGGCAGCAGACGGGACATTTTGGGTGTCTGATGAGTACGGACCTCATATTGTCCATTATAATGCAGAAGGAATAGAATTGGAAAGAATAAGCCCGATAGGTGTCAATACCGGCCCCCGAAAACTACCTGCAGTTTTGGCGAAAAGAAGAGCAAACAGAGGAATGGAAGGATTATGCATCACTCCGGACGGTAAAATGTTGGTAGGAACCATCCAGTCAACGATGTATGTCCCTACAAAAGCGCTCGCAACGAATACCACTTTAACAAGGATCGTGACTTTTGATATTGCAACAGGACAGACCAGACAGTACCTGTATAAGCAGAATGGAGGCGCATCAGATTCAGTATGTGATATTACAGCCATCAGCAGTACAGAATTTCTGGTGATCGAAAGAGACGGAAACTTTGGTTCTCAGGGCGGTACCAAAAAAGTATACAGAATTAATATAGCAGGAGCTTCAGATGTGAACGGAACCGATATAACGGCTGTTGACGGATTGAAGATCAATAATAAAGCGTTAGAGCAGTCTACCTGGGATGAAATTACGAATGCGGGAATCAAGCCTGTTTCTAAAACTTTGGCGGTAGATCTGGTTGCAAAACTGGGCTATGAGCATGATAAGTTTGAAGGAATCGTTTATTTAGGAAACAATAAACTGGCGGTTTTCAATGATGATGATTTCGGAATTCTGGATGACGGAAACGGAAATCCAAAAGCAAAGATCCTTCCTAAAACCGGAAAAGTAGACAAAGGAACAATGTATGTAGTCGATATTCAATAATTAGATTTTTTTTAAGAAAAGTGCGGCATCGAAGATGCCGCACTTTTTGATTGTATATTTTTCAATCTGAATACATTCAATAGAAATGGGTTTGAACCCCATTTAATAAAAATCATAGACTCCATTGGCTTTAGCCGAAATTGGATCTAATCTTCAGATTAATTAAAACCTTCAATAATTTTAGAAAAATCTTCTAATTTTAAAGCTGCACCTCCGATCAGTCCACCATCGATATCAGGCTGAGAGAAAATTTCTTTAGCATTATCCGGCTTCACAGAACCTCCGTAAAGGATAGAAACTTCGTCTGCTACTTCCTGTCCGTATTTTGCAGCAATGATACTTCTGATGTGTGCATGGATTTCCTGAGCCTGCTCCGGAGAAGCCGTTTCACCGGTTCCAATGGCCCAAACAGGTTCGTAAGCGATCACTACTTTTTTGATCTCTTCAGCAGAAAGGGTGAAAAGAGCTACTTCAGTCTGGTTTTTTACCACTTCAAAATGCTGTCCTGCTTTTCTCTGCTCAAGTGTTTCACCGTTACAGTATACAGGAATTAATCCTTTATCAAGAGCTAATTTGATCTTTCTGTTACAGTGAGAATCTGTTTCACCGTGATACTGTCTTCTTTCAGAGTGCCCGATCAATGAACCGGTTGCATCGATAGATTCCAGCATATCAACAGAAATTTCTCCTGTATAAGCACCACTTTCATGCTCGCTCATATCCTGAGAGAATACACCGATTTCATCCTTTTCAAAGATATCTTTAGCCATCATTAAATATAAAGAAGGCGGTGCAATCCATACTTCGCAGTTGGTGGTGTTATTATTCTTATAGCTCAGTAATTGAATCATTAACTGTTGTGCGTCAATGACATTTTTGTTCATTTTCCAGTTTCCTGCAACTATTTTTCTTCTCATATTTTTATCTAAATATTATTTATTATTCTTGTTATTTTCTTTTCTTACGTTTTTTAATTCTCGCAGATTCTACATTCAAACCATTGTGTTCTAATTAAAAACAGCTTGACCTGCGAGCTACTTACCGATTCCTTCTAATTTAAACATAAAAGCATACACCAAAGCAATATCCTTCAGATAATCAAATCTTCCTGAAGCTCCGCCGTGGCCATAATCCATGTCTGTTTTTAAGAGTAATACGTTTTTATCCGTTTTCATGTCTCTAAGCTTTGAAACCCATTTTGCAGGCTCAAAATACTGTACCTGAGAATCATGAAGACCTGTCGTTACCAGAAGGTTAGGGTATTTTTTCTTTTCTATATTTTCGTATGGTGAGTAAGATTTCATATAGAAATAGGCTTCCTTATTATTTGGATTTCCCCATTCATCATATTCGTTGGTTGTCAAAGGAATACTTTCGTCAAGCATGGTGTTGACCACATCTACGAAAGGAACCTGTGAAATCATACCGTTCCATAAATTCGGACTCATATTCGCTACAGCACCCATCAGAAGTCCTCCGGCACTTCCACCCTGGGCATACAGATGTTTTGGGGAAGTATATTTTTCTTTCACAAGATATTCTCCGGCATCGATGAAATCGGTAAAAGTATTCTTCTTTTTCATCATTTTTCCGTCTTCATACCATTGTCTTCCCATTTCCTGACCGCCACGGATGTGAGCGATAGCAAAAGCAAAACCTCTGTTCAGAAGACTCAGCCTTGTACTGCTGAAAGATGCATCCATAGAGCTTCCGTAAGAGCCATAGGCATACAGCAACACCGGACTGTTTCCATCCTTTTTAAATCCTTTTTTATACACAATGGAAATTGGAATTTTTGTACCGTCTTTTGCTGTTGCAAAAAGTCTTTCAGTCGTGTAGTTCTCTTTAGCATAACCTCCAAGAACTTCCTGCTGCTTTAGTAATATTCTTTTCCCCGTCTTCAGATCCTGTTCAAATTGAGACGAAGGCGTTATCATTGAAGTATAGCCAAAACGGAAATTATCTGTATTGTATTCAGGATTTTCCAGCGAAGAAATAGTATAAGTCGGTTCTTCAAATCTTAAGGCTTCTTTTTTACCCGTTTTTCGGTCATAAATAACCAGTTGCGTAAGCCCGTTCTGTCTTTCACTGAAAACCAGATAATTTTTAAAAGCACTCACTCCCTGCATTAAAACATCGCTTCTGTGCGGAACGAAATCTTTCCAGTTTTCAACGCCTGTTTTGTCTAAAGGAGCTTCTGCAATTTTGAAATTCAGTGCATCTTTGTTTGTTCTGATCAGGAATTTATCTTCCAGTGGAGTAATGGTGTACAACACATTCTTCATTCTTGGCTGGAACACTTTGAAAGCTCCGTTCGGCTGGTCAGCATTAAGATATCTGGTTTCAGAAGAAGTAGTTGCCCCGGAATAGATCAGGATAAACTTGTTATTTTTAGATTTATAGACCGAAATGTAGTTGGTTTTATCTTTTTCCTCATACACAGTCACATCTTTGCTTGGATCTGTTCCCAGCGTATGTTTTTTGATCTTTTCAGACAAAAGGGTGACAGGATTCTTTTCAGTATAAAAAATGGTCTTATTATCATTGGCCCACTCTGCAGAACCTTCTGTATTTTTGATGCCCAGATCTGTAGTTTTTCCGGTGGTAAGATCCTTTAAAAATAAAGTATACTGTCTTCTGGAAACATCATCAACACCGTACACCAGCTGGGTATTATCCGGGCTGATATTGAAACCTGCTGCTGCATAATATGGATGTCCTTCCGCAAGCTTATCTACATCCAGAAGAATCTCTTCAGGAGCCGTAAGACTTCCCTTTTTTCTGCAGTATTTGAAATACTGTTTCCCGGCTTCTGTTCGGGTATAATAGAAGTATCCGTTTTTAAAGACAGGTACCGATTCATCTTTCTCCTTGATTCTGGCCTTCATTTCCTTAAAAAGCTCCTCTCTGAATGGCTCCGTATCTTTCATCATACCTTCCCAATAGGTATTTTCTGCCTTCAGATAATCAACGACTTTTGTAGAATCTTTTCCTTTTTTAAAATAGTCGATCATCCAGTAATAAGGATCATTCACTTTATCACCGTGAATTTCCCGGATATGTTCCTGCTTTTCAGCAATCGGAGCCTTAAGGTCAGGAAACTTTTGAGATTGTATAGTAGAAGCACTCATGATTAATATTCCCAGATAAAATTTATTCATAATATATCCTGCTTTTTTGGTGGTGGTTTATGCTAAATTCCACAAATTTTTCAAAAGCTTGTAGAAAGTATGTTCTTCATCTGTGACTTTATGATCAGCTTTGATCAGGGTTTTAGCAAACTGTGCAAATTTTACGCGCTCATCTTCCGTAGAGTCGTCATAAAAACATCCTGCATGGAATTCAAAATGATCTTTCCATTCCTCAGGCTGTAAAAGGGCCAGTGTTTCCAGTTCATTATCAAGATTCATTCTGAAAGGAAATTCGTCTGCCATATACTGCTGTACCATCATTCCTTCTTCAGGAGCGAATTCTCCGTCTACAGAAGAAAGGATCATTAATAAATGGTAACCGGCGATGGATTTATTTGATTTTTGCATGTGTAAATGTATGTTTTAAGTTTAGTGTTTAAATTTGATGAATAGATTGTCGTAATTCACAATTCACTCATTGTCAATTGACCTTATCCGTCTTAATTGACATAGTCTTTTGCAGGCTGTTTGTCTACAATTTTTCCTTTCTCCAATATCAGTACAAAAGGATTACTTCTTGCAATAGTTTTAATTGCAGTGCCGTCCATCATAGCATTTTTAATTGTTTTGAAACTGTTCTGATCCGTAGAAATACCGTAGATCACAGCTCCTTTCTGCGCATTCACTTTAGCCTCAACTTTCTGAATAAGATCCGCAGAAACCTCTTTTGGATGATAGGAGAAAACCAACACCGCTTTAGGTGCATTGATGATTTCGTCTGTGATATCCATCCCTGTTGGATCTTCAATTTTAAATTTTACGATCTCAGATTTATAACCTTCTTTTGTAAGAACCGATTCATTCTTTCCCTCTTCAATTTTCCATGGAGAACCTTCTGCCCAGTACTTTGTTTCTTTAATATAATCATCCTGATTAACCTTTAAAGCCTCTCCGGTTTTTTGATTTTTAAGGGAATAAAAAGTCTTATATTCAGAAGGGGTTTTATTGATCTTTTCCTTTTCAGATTTGATATTCGTTCCGATCTTGTAGTCACGGAAATCAATCAGCGGTTCATGCATAATCCCCTGAGCCATAATGTAGATCATAACCAGAGAGAAAATACCTAAAATAGAATATCTCACCTTTCCTGAAGACTCTTTTGTAGTCCCTCCATACGCGTCCTTTTTAGTAAATTCTTTTCTATACAGAATAAACACAAAAATAAGACCCACAAGAAGTACAATATCTTTAATAAAACTCTGCCATGGCGTAAACTTCACTGCGTCTCCAAAACATCCGCAGTCCGTTACTACATTGAAATAGGCAGAATAAAAAGTAAGGAACCCAAAGAAGATACAAAGGGCAATTAACGCTGAAAGTGTGAACTTAAGCTTCAGCTTTAAAAGCAGCATAAATCCTAAGAAAAGCTCCAGTACGACGACAATGATCGAGAACAGAAGCGCAAATTTTTCCAGAAAGGGCATATTGAAAACCGATGGCGCAAAATATTCTTCCATTTTGAAAGAAAATCCTACCAGATCCACAGCCTTTACAAAGCCTGAAAGAATGAAGATAACAGCAATAATAAAGCGTAATAAACCTTTGATCATATTAAATTATTTTTTGGGTTCGGAAATATTTTCTTTTTCAGAGAACTTAATCAGGCAGAAAACAGCATAATTCAGCATATCGAAATAATTCGCATCCAGACCTTCAGAAACGATGGTTCTTCCTTGATTGTCTTCAATCTGTTTTGTTCTCAATACTTTTTGGTAAATAAGATCGGTGATCGATGAAATTCTCATATCCCTCCACGCTTCACCATAATCATGATTCTTTCTTTCCATTAAAGCCTGGGCCTCATGAGAATATTTGTCATAAAGGCTAAGTATCTCCTCACCGTTTTCATTAAAATCATTAGAAAGTCCTTTTTCAAGCTGAATAAGTCCGATAATAGAGTAGTTGACAATCGCAATGAATTCATCCTCTTCACTTTCATCCACCATTTTTTTATCCGTCATCTGCAGCGTACGAATCCTGTTCACTTTAATGTAAATCTGATCCGTAATGGAACTGGGTCTTAAAACCCTCCACGCTGCACCGTAATCCTGCAATTTTTTACTGAAAAGATCACGACACTCACTAATAACTTTCCCGAACTGTACTGATGTTTTTGACATAAATTCTCTTAATCTCCCAAATATACGAATTAGGTTTTAGGTAGCAGGAATAGGACATTGATTTTTGTCAGAGTTTGAGTGTTTCGTGCTGTAGAGTTACGGGATAATAATTTCGGGTTCGGCAGTCGTAGAATATTGATAGTACAAGTATATGAAATTTCAAAACCAGAAGGTTATACAGAAATGATAAAAATATTATTTAATCTCCCGCATTTTGGAACTTCCTCATCAATACATTTTACATCAATACATGAATACATTTTACTAATTTTGCAACATACAAAGATCGCTTATCAATATGCTCTCAAACACTCTCACTAGCACACCATTTCACTCCATCAATTGTAATGGCAGACTTATTCATCTGGACACTCCAAAGATTATGGGAATCCTCAATCTTACTCCGGATTCATTTTCGGATGGCGGGAAGTTTAATCATGAAAAATCGGCACTTGAACATGCCGGAAAAATGTTGAAAGAAGGTGCAGAAATTATTGATATTGGACCCCAGTCAACCCGTCCGAATGCTGAGTTTTTAAGCAGTGAAGATGAAATAAGAAGAATCGGAAATATGATTTCCCAGATTAAAAAAGAGTTTCCGGAAGTACTGATATCCCTGGATACTTTCTACGCTGAAACCGTGAAATTCGGTTTTAATGAAGGAATTGATATAATCAACGATATTTCAGGAGGACAGTATGATGATAAGATGTTTGATGCTGCAGCTGAAACAAAGCTTCCTTATATTCTGATGCATGTGAATCCGTCTTATGACACCATGCATGATAAAGTGAAATTTCAAGACATTACACTGGAAGTTAACCGTTTTTTTGCTAAAAAGACCAATGAATTGCTTGAAAAGGGAGTCAAAGATATTATTCTTGATCCCGGTTTTGGTTTCGGAAAAACAGTTGAAGATCAAATGAAAATGATTGGTGAAACTGAATATTTGAGTTTTGGAAAATACCCTCTGCTCATAGGCATTTCCAGAAAATCATTTATCTATAAACCCCTTGGGAAATCTCCTCTGGACATCAATGAAGAAACACAGAAACTTCATCTGAAAGTGCTGGAGCAGGGAGCCAAGATTCTGAGAGTTCACGATGTCGCTGAAGCTGCTGTAACCATCAGACAGTTTTGCGAAAAAAATAAAAAGTGTTAAAAAAGTTTGCGTAGTATTTAAAAGTTTATACATTTGCAGTATGAATTTTACGAATCAGAAAAATATTATTGTCATTTCTAATAGTATTGTTGTCATTAACAACAGTAAAGAAACGGCATTGTAAAATATTTTAATTTAAATTATATAAGCCGTTTCACAATATGAAACGGCTTTTTTTATTTCAAGAATTATGTATCAGTTATTAACAGTAATTATTATCGTCATTATTATTCCCTTGCGTTGGTGAGAAGGATAGAGTATGACTGTACATATTTGAGCCCTCTCACATCGTGAGAGGGCTTTTTTTATACCCATTTGTTAATTTTTAAACCCTATACAATGTATTACAGCGACAAAACGATCGTGTATTTTGATGGAAACTTCTTAAAGGCCGAAGAAGCAGGAATGGATCTGTACGGCCAGTCACTTCATTACGGTTATTCTGTTTTTGAAGGCATTAAATCCTACAGGACTGATCACGGAACCAGAATATTCAAGGCAGAAGAACATTATGAAAGACTGAAAAGATCAGCAGAACTGATGCATATTCCATTCGATTATACAGTCACTGAATTGACAGATCTCACCTATGAGCTTTTAGAACGCAACGGGTTCAGTGACGCTTATATCCGTCCATTGGTTACCTGCTCACCCAATATGTCGCTTTCAAAAGGAAAAAAATCCTATCTGTCCCTGCTCGCCTGGGAATGGAGCAACGGATATCTCGCAGGCAAAATGAAGATCATGACCTCAGGCTTCCAACGTCCAAATCCTAAAGCCTTTAAAATAGAAGCCAAAGTAGGCGGACATTACGTCAATTCTATTCTGGCCTGTCAGGATGCTAAAGAAAAAGGATATGATGAAGCACTGTTACTTGATGAAAACGGCAATGTCGCTGAAAGTTCAGGAGCCAATATATTTTACGAAAAAGACGGGGTATTATTCACTCCGGCAAAAGGAAACATATTGCCGGGCATAACAAGACAGACCGTTTTTGAAATATGCAGTGAACTTAATATTCCCGTTAAGGAAACCTTCTTTAAACCTGAAGAAATGAGAGGAGCTGATGCCGCTTTTTTCTGTGGTACGGCAGCCGAAATTGTAGCGTTGGATTCTTTGGATGATGTTCCTTTCACCAAAAACTGGAAAGGTACAGCAAGTGAAAAAGTACAGCAGACCTATCTGAAATGGGTAAGAGTTCTGTCATTGTAAATATTTAGAACTTAAACATTTAATTATCAAATGAATACATCTATTTTACAAACAGTTGAATATTGTAGTTTTCATAAAATTGAAAATAAAAAAAATATTACAAGCTGTAGTTTTGGACCAAAATTGAGTAAAACTTCATTTATGAATTCCGAAAAAATTGAAATTTTTAATACCACACTGAGAGATCATAAGAACAGCAAATGCAGGATAATATGTTAAATAAATATTCAAAAACATTCACACAGAACAGAGAACAGCCGGCAGCCAAAGCAATGCTCTACGGAATCGGTTTCACAGATGAAGACATGCAGAAAGCCCAGATAGGAATTGCCAGTATGGGCTACGATGGGAATACCTGCAATATGCACCTTAACGATCTTGCGAAAGTCGTAAAAAAAGGAACCTGGGATTACGGTCTTGCAGGTTTGATATTCAATACCATTGGCGTAAGTGACGGAATGAGCAACGGTACAGACGGCATGCGGTATTCACTCGTAAGCCGCGATGTAATAGCAGACAGTATTGAAGCCATCTGCGGAGCACAGTATTATGACGGAATCATTGCTTTACCGGGCTGTGACAAGAATATGCCCGGAACTATTATCGCTATGGGAAGACTGGACAGACCGTCCATTATGGTATACGGTGGAACAATAGCTCCCGGATGTTATAAAAAAGAGCCGCTTAATATTGTATCAGCCTTTGAAGCGCTGGGTAAAAAAATTGCAGGAGAAATTTCAGAAGAAGATTTTGATGGGGTAATTAAAAATTCCTGTCCCGGTGCAGGAGCCTGTGGAGGAATGTATACCGCCAATACAATGTCTTCAGCTATAGAAGCATTGGGAATGAGCCTTCCGTACTCTTCTTCAAATCCAGCTTTGAGCAAAGAAAAACAGGATGAATGTCTGGAAGCCGGAAAATACATAAAAATTCTTCTGGAGAAAGATATCAAACCCTCAGATATCATGACCCGTAAAGCTTTCGAAAATGCCCTTCGTCTGATCATCATTCTTGGAGGTAGCACCAATGCCGTTCTGCATTTCATTGCTATGGCTAAAAGTGTTGACGTGTCTATAACCCAGGATGATTTCCAGAAAATGAGCGATTGTACGCCGGTACTGGCAGACCTTAAACCCAGCGGAAAATACCTGATGCAGGATCTTCATGACCATGGAGGAACGCCAGCCGTTATGAAATACCTGCTTGAAGAAGGTTTATTGCATGGCGACTGTCTTACGGTTACCGGAAAAACCATCGCTGAAAATCTTGAAAATGTTACAGGTCTTGATTTTACAAAACAAAAGATTATCCGACCCTTATCAAATCCTATTAAGGAAACAGGCCATCTGAGAATATTATACGGTAACCTGGCAGAAAAGGGGAGCGTAGCGAAGATCACCGGAAAAGAAGGTGAAAAATTTTCAGGAAAAGCCAGAGTATTCGATGGAGAAAAAGATCTGATTAAAGGAATTGAAAATGGAAGAGTACAACATGGAGACGTGATCGTAATCCGTCATGAAGGTCCAAAAGGTGCACCAGGTATGCCGGAAATGCTGAAACCTACAAGTGCTCTGATCGGAGCAGGTTTAGGAGGAAGCGTAGCCTTAATTACCGATGGGCGATTCAGTGGCGGAACCCATGGTTTTGTGGTAGGGCATATCACACCTGAAGCCTATGAAGGCGGTCTGATTGCCTTTGTGAAAGACAATGACCTTATCGAAATAGATGCTGTGAATAATACGATACAGCTAAAAGTTTCCCAAGAAGAAATTGATCAGAGAAAAAAAGGATGGCAAAAACCTGAACTTAAAGTAAAGAAAGGATTGCTGTATAAATATGCACTTACCGTATCATCAGCTGCTGAAGGCTGTGTAACAGACGAAATCACTTAAGAAAAATACAATGAAGAATCTACATGTATCCACCGAAACAGAACTTAGCGGCAGCCGGATCATCCTTGAAGCATTTCTTCAGGAAGGGGTAAAAACCATATTCGGATATCCCGGAGGAGCTATTATTCCTATTTATGATGCCCTTTACGATTATAAAGACCAGCTGGAACATATTCTGGTCCGTCACGAGCAGGGAGCCGTCCACGCAGCACAGGGACTTGCCAGAGTGTCTGGAGAAGTAGGTGTTGTAATGGCGACCAGCGGTCCCGGAGCAACCAATCTCGTGACAGGATTAGCTGATGCTTTACTGGATAATACCCCTATTGTATGCGTCACGGGACAGGTCTTTGATCACCTTTTGGGAACCGATGCCTTTCAGGAAATAGATGTGATGAATGTGACCAGCCCCGTTACCAAGTGGAATTATCAGGTAACCGATGCCAATGAACTCTCCGAAGTATTGGCAAAAGCATTCTTTATCGCAAGATCAGGTCGCCCCGGTCCGGTACTGATTGATGTAACGAAAAATGCCCAGCTGCAAAAGGTTTCGTATAAAGGCTACACTCCTTGTGATTCTTTGAGAAGCTACAGACCCAATC includes:
- the ilvE gene encoding branched-chain-amino-acid transaminase, which translates into the protein MYYSDKTIVYFDGNFLKAEEAGMDLYGQSLHYGYSVFEGIKSYRTDHGTRIFKAEEHYERLKRSAELMHIPFDYTVTELTDLTYELLERNGFSDAYIRPLVTCSPNMSLSKGKKSYLSLLAWEWSNGYLAGKMKIMTSGFQRPNPKAFKIEAKVGGHYVNSILACQDAKEKGYDEALLLDENGNVAESSGANIFYEKDGVLFTPAKGNILPGITRQTVFEICSELNIPVKETFFKPEEMRGADAAFFCGTAAEIVALDSLDDVPFTKNWKGTASEKVQQTYLKWVRVLSL
- the ilvD gene encoding dihydroxy-acid dehydratase produces the protein MLNKYSKTFTQNREQPAAKAMLYGIGFTDEDMQKAQIGIASMGYDGNTCNMHLNDLAKVVKKGTWDYGLAGLIFNTIGVSDGMSNGTDGMRYSLVSRDVIADSIEAICGAQYYDGIIALPGCDKNMPGTIIAMGRLDRPSIMVYGGTIAPGCYKKEPLNIVSAFEALGKKIAGEISEEDFDGVIKNSCPGAGACGGMYTANTMSSAIEALGMSLPYSSSNPALSKEKQDECLEAGKYIKILLEKDIKPSDIMTRKAFENALRLIIILGGSTNAVLHFIAMAKSVDVSITQDDFQKMSDCTPVLADLKPSGKYLMQDLHDHGGTPAVMKYLLEEGLLHGDCLTVTGKTIAENLENVTGLDFTKQKIIRPLSNPIKETGHLRILYGNLAEKGSVAKITGKEGEKFSGKARVFDGEKDLIKGIENGRVQHGDVIVIRHEGPKGAPGMPEMLKPTSALIGAGLGGSVALITDGRFSGGTHGFVVGHITPEAYEGGLIAFVKDNDLIEIDAVNNTIQLKVSQEEIDQRKKGWQKPELKVKKGLLYKYALTVSSAAEGCVTDEIT